The following is a genomic window from Gammaproteobacteria bacterium.
CCCTCTTCGCGATAGACTCGATCCAGTTCACGAGCGATGTCGGCAGTGGATTGTGAGTGAAGGTTTTCAGTCAGGGCGCGTTTTAGCTCACGTCCGGCGTGCTTGAGTAACGCCATCATTAGGTTGTCGCGGTTCTTGAAGTGGTAATGAACCGCGGCATCCGTGACACCCAAATCTGCGGCGATTTGTTGTACTTTCACCGCATCTGGTCCGCCCGAGCTGAGGTAGGTTTGCGCTACGTCGAGAATCTCTGCGCGAGCTTCGGAAGCTTTTTTACGTGGTTTTGTCATCCGGAACCGTTTGCTTTAAGGGGATAACTTAGTATAGTCTAAGTTATTAACTTAGAGTACTCAAAGTTAAGGGTTGAGTTATGAACGAAAATGAACAGCTAAAACGAGTGGCTGAAATAGCGGGCATTCGACTGCCTACAGACGTTTCGGTTGTTGATCATCACGTGGTTCTAAATGAACGTCGCTTCCATTATCGAGAGTGGGGCAAGCAGGAGATGCCCCGTCTTCTGTTTCTGCACGGTGGTAATCAGACTTGTCACACGTGGAATGTTATCTGTGCGGCGCTAAGTGATCGATACCACTCAGT
Proteins encoded in this region:
- a CDS encoding TetR/AcrR family transcriptional regulator, whose amino-acid sequence is MTKPRKKASEARAEILDVAQTYLSSGGPDAVKVQQIAADLGVTDAAVHYHFKNRDNLMMALLKHAGRELKRALTENLHSQSTADIARELDRVYREEGMANLAMWLSFAGAQNQEKGMFRELVNQQKTNAKTLKETQFRIAMLNLVLAAEPLLGEGFLRSVDLEGSDKNRREFREWMIKKLTQILD